Proteins co-encoded in one Marinobacter gudaonensis genomic window:
- the fliD gene encoding flagellar filament capping protein FliD has protein sequence MAGISSLGAGSGIFSADLVDQLVNAERRPVELRLNRRESEAQTKISAFGALKGALEALKKPLETLSAPEGLKALTASSSNESVATVNVDPSVASRGSYSVNVTQLAQAQSLASGTFADKDTTTIGTGTLTFTVNGVSTDVTVDGSNNTLQGLADSINDANAGLSAGIVDTGSGFRLVLSSDESGLDNAIQVSVADGDGNNTDASGLSQFAFDGTTSNLTETVAAKDALLEVNGISVSRSSNTVEDVVQGVTFDVKSVGTSTVKVERDPDEVAGRVQEFVDKYNALQDIIDKASGYNADTGVGGILSGDSTIRNIERDLRSALTTVPAGMENSTVRTLADLGIKTEPSSGKLEFDAAVFKEKLEANPEAVTALFSEQNGVDGIAGKIEATIESYLASDGAISGRTKGLNNALDQIQEQRDRLELRMETYRERLVAQFSAADSLIAQLNNTGNYVSQQLAAIAPKQSSGSQQ, from the coding sequence ATGGCAGGAATTTCATCGCTTGGTGCTGGCTCCGGAATCTTCAGCGCCGATCTGGTTGACCAGTTGGTCAACGCAGAGCGACGGCCCGTTGAGCTCCGTTTGAATCGCAGGGAAAGCGAGGCACAGACCAAGATATCCGCGTTTGGCGCGTTGAAGGGTGCCCTGGAGGCCCTCAAAAAGCCGCTGGAGACCCTTTCAGCGCCAGAGGGTCTGAAAGCATTGACCGCGTCCTCATCCAACGAATCGGTCGCAACGGTCAATGTTGACCCTTCCGTCGCCAGTAGAGGCTCCTACAGCGTCAACGTAACGCAGTTGGCCCAGGCCCAGTCGCTGGCTTCAGGCACCTTTGCCGATAAAGACACCACAACGATTGGCACCGGTACGCTCACGTTCACCGTTAACGGCGTCAGCACCGATGTAACCGTAGACGGAAGCAACAACACGCTACAGGGTCTTGCCGATTCTATTAACGACGCCAATGCTGGCCTGTCGGCGGGTATTGTCGACACCGGCAGCGGCTTCCGGCTGGTTCTGTCTTCCGACGAGAGTGGGCTGGACAATGCGATCCAGGTGTCGGTTGCCGACGGCGATGGCAACAACACCGATGCCTCCGGTCTGTCCCAGTTTGCGTTTGATGGCACCACCTCCAATCTCACCGAGACTGTTGCTGCGAAAGACGCTCTGCTGGAGGTGAATGGTATCTCGGTCAGCCGGTCCTCCAATACGGTAGAGGATGTTGTGCAGGGCGTGACCTTCGACGTGAAATCCGTCGGCACGTCCACGGTGAAAGTTGAGAGGGACCCGGACGAAGTTGCAGGCAGGGTGCAGGAGTTCGTCGACAAGTACAACGCCCTCCAGGATATTATTGACAAAGCATCCGGCTACAACGCCGATACCGGCGTCGGCGGCATTCTGTCGGGTGACTCCACCATCCGGAACATTGAGCGTGATTTGCGGTCAGCGTTAACGACCGTACCGGCTGGCATGGAAAACAGCACGGTTCGCACTCTGGCAGATCTTGGGATCAAAACCGAACCCAGTAGCGGAAAACTCGAATTTGATGCCGCCGTGTTCAAAGAGAAGCTTGAGGCAAATCCCGAGGCGGTAACCGCACTGTTTTCGGAGCAGAACGGAGTTGATGGAATCGCCGGAAAGATTGAGGCGACGATTGAAAGCTACCTTGCCAGTGACGGCGCCATTTCAGGCCGTACCAAAGGTCTCAACAACGCTTTGGATCAGATTCAGGAACAACGGGATCGCCTTGAGCTCCGGATGGAAACCTACAGGGAGAGGCTGGTCGCGCAGTTCTCCGCAGCCGACTCCCTGATAGCCCAGTTGAACAATACCGGCAATTACGTCAGCCAACAGCTGGCAGCAATTGCACCCAAGCAATCCAGCGGCAGTCAGCAGTAA
- a CDS encoding flagellin domain-containing protein codes for MALGINTNIASLSAQNQLSKSQNLSNQALERLSSGLRINSAKDDAAGLAISTRFDTQIRGLTVAQRNANDGISMVQTAEGGLDETVQNLQRIRELAVQAANGSNTNADRSLLQAEVDQRVSEITRIATDTQFNGLSVLDGSLGAGVAFQVGANAGQTISIDFNSTMNAAGLGISGISISSAGGASAALATIDGALSQVNAFRADLGAVQNRFESTINNLGTNIENLSASNSRIVDADFAAETAKLAKANVLQQAGISVLAQANARPNQVLSLLQ; via the coding sequence ATGGCTCTCGGAATTAACACCAACATCGCTTCACTGAGTGCACAGAACCAGCTCAGCAAATCACAGAACCTGAGCAACCAGGCTCTGGAGCGTCTGTCCTCAGGTCTCCGGATCAACTCTGCCAAGGACGACGCGGCAGGTCTGGCCATCTCTACACGATTCGACACCCAGATCCGTGGTCTGACCGTTGCCCAGCGCAACGCCAACGACGGTATCTCCATGGTTCAGACTGCTGAAGGCGGCCTTGACGAGACCGTACAGAACCTCCAGCGGATCCGTGAACTCGCGGTTCAGGCCGCCAACGGCTCCAACACCAATGCCGATCGCTCTCTGCTGCAGGCCGAAGTTGATCAGCGTGTTTCCGAGATTACCCGTATCGCCACCGACACCCAATTCAATGGCCTGTCCGTTCTGGACGGTTCCCTGGGTGCAGGTGTTGCGTTCCAGGTAGGTGCGAACGCCGGTCAGACTATCTCGATCGACTTCAACTCCACAATGAACGCAGCGGGTCTGGGCATCAGTGGTATCTCCATCTCCTCCGCCGGCGGCGCGAGTGCAGCTCTGGCGACTATTGATGGCGCACTGTCTCAGGTTAACGCCTTCCGCGCTGACCTCGGTGCTGTGCAGAACCGCTTTGAAAGCACCATCAACAACCTGGGCACCAACATTGAAAACCTGAGTGCCTCTAACAGCCGGATCGTGGATGCCGACTTCGCTGCGGAAACCGCGAAACTGGCCAAAGCGAACGTTCTGCAGCAGGCAGGCATCTCGGTACTGGCTCAGGCGAACGCTCGTCCCAACCAGGTTCTGTCCCTCCTTCAGTAA
- a CDS encoding flagellar protein FlaG, whose product MNGVNLNSPDLKLVRTSEQAPARASVSPRADGRNASAQEALSSGTAIAGVAQPPPAQVDQAQAKEKSRVIDPEEVGRAVSQLNDFVQNVQRDLQFEVDQELGRTIVRVVDQETQKVIRQIPDEVALRLAENLQQDEPLTLFDLKV is encoded by the coding sequence ATGAATGGCGTAAACCTGAATAGCCCGGATTTGAAGCTGGTTCGCACCAGTGAACAAGCTCCGGCTCGGGCGTCCGTGTCACCTCGAGCAGATGGCAGAAATGCCTCCGCTCAAGAAGCTTTGTCCTCGGGAACCGCTATTGCAGGTGTTGCACAACCCCCTCCCGCTCAGGTCGATCAGGCCCAGGCGAAAGAAAAGAGCCGGGTTATTGACCCTGAAGAAGTGGGGCGGGCGGTCTCGCAGTTGAATGACTTTGTCCAGAACGTGCAGCGAGATCTGCAGTTCGAAGTGGATCAGGAGCTCGGTAGAACGATCGTGAGGGTCGTGGACCAGGAGACCCAGAAAGTCATTCGGCAAATCCCGGATGAGGTTGCTTTGAGGTTGGCAGAGAACTTGCAGCAGGATGAACCGCTAACGCTCTTCGACTTGAAAGTCTGA